Within Synechococcus sp. NB0720_010, the genomic segment CGGCTCAGCCGCTTCAGTGACCGTCGGTCTTCTCGAGCTGCGGCTTCAGGCTGGAGAGATCCACAAACCGATCCGCCGCATTACGCAGCTCCCGCGGAACCATGCCTTCGGTGCTCATCAAGACCACCTTCAGCCCCCGGATCCGCAGGACCTCCAACAGACGCTCCAGATCACGGCTACCGCTCATCACCCAGACCTCATCGATGCGATGGGCCACGGCCATCAGATCAATGGCGATTTCCACGTCCAAATTGGCGCGGGCGAACTGCCGTTGATCGGAGTCATGCCCAACTTCCCTCAGGGGCTTGGTGCGAACCGTGAAGCCCAGGCTGGTGAGGGCATCACGGAAGGGACGCTGATCGGTCGCGTCCTTCAGGCCCGTGTACCAAAACGCTGAGCCGAGCTCGACGCCGGATTGCGCCGTGGCGTACTCCAGCAGCCGACGGGGATCGAAAAACCAGCCGAGTTTTTGCTGCACGTAAAACATGCTGTGGCCATCGACCGCCAGAGCCAGCTGCATCCGCACCCCTTCACTCCGTCGAGCCTAGAAGTTGCACCTAAAGTCGCCTCACTCTGAGCAGGGGCGTTGGCCGCAGGACCCGCTGACGCTGGCGATCTAGCGCTTGTTCTACACGCGCACCTGCCGTACGTGCACTCCAGCGCAGCGGGATCCCTGGAGGAGGACTGGTATTTCCAGGCCCTTCTCGAGTGCTACCTGCCTCTGCTGGACACCCTCGAGGCCGCCGCCGCTGACCCCAGCCAGCGACCGCGGCTGACCATGGGGCTCTCGCCCACGCTGCTGTCCCTACTGAGCAACAAGGTCCTCAGTCAGCGCTTTATCCCCTGGCTGGAGGTCCGCCAAGAGCTCTTGCGCCAGGCACCCCAGGACCATGCGGCAGCCGCGGCCGGCCTCGGGCTGCAACTCCAGCGGGCCAAGCAGGCCTGGAAGCAGGCGAAGGGTGATGTGTTGCCGCGCTTTCAGGCGCTACAACAGCAAGGGGTCCTCGACCTGCTGACCTGCGGTGCCACCCACGGCTATCTGCCACTGCTGCGGGATTGCCCCGAAGCCGTGCGGGCGCAGCTATTGACGGCTGTGCGGGAGCACGAACGCCTGCTGGGGGTGCGGCCCCTGGGGATCTGGCTTCCGGAATGCGCCTACTACGAGGGGCTTGATCGGCTGCTGGTCAGCTGCGGGCTGCGCTACGCGATCCTCGATGCCCACGGCCTGCTGCATGGACAGCCGCGGCCCCGCTATGGGGTCTATGCACCGATCTGCAGTCCCGGCGGGATGGCCTTTTTCGGCCGGGATAGCGAATCGACCCTGCCCGTCTGGAGTGCCCGGGAGGGCTACCCCGGCGATCCCAGCTACCGCGAATTCCACCGCGATCTGGGCTGGGATCTCTCCGAACAAGAGCTCCAGCAACGCGGCATCACCAGCCCGCGCCCCCTTGGGCTCAAGCTCCATCGCGTCACCGGGAGGCAGTGCAGCCTGGAGGCCAAGCAGGCCTACGACCCGGCGCAGGCCGCAGCCACCGTGCAGCGCGATGCCCAACACTTCCTGGCGGGCCGGGCGCAGCAACTGCAGGACCTCAGCGGCTCGATGGAACGTCGACCGCTCCTGGTCGCCCCCTTTGATGCGGAGCTCTTTGGCCATTGGTGGTTTGAAGGTCCCCAGTTCCTGGCGGAGCTGTTCCAGCAGGCGCCGCGTCAGGGGGTAGGTCTGGCAACCCTGCGGGAGACCCTGAGCCGAGGCGATGCGCTTCAGCTCTGCCAACCGTCCCCCTCCAGCTGGGGGCAGGGGGGCTACCACACCTATTGGCTCAACGAGAGCAATGCCTGGGTGATCCCCGAGTGGAACCGGGCCTCGCGGGCGATGGTGGATCGGGTCAGCCGCGGAGTCGGCAGCGAGCAGGCCAGGGACTGGCTGCAGCAAGCGGGCCGCGAATTGTTGCTGGCCCAAAGCTCAGATTGGAGCTTCATCCTGCGGGCCGGCACCACCACCGAACTGGCCAAGGAGCGGATTGAACGCCATCTCAAACGCTTCTGGTGCCTGATCGAAGCGATCAACACCAACACCCCTCCACCGGAGGGGTGGCTTGAAGCCGTGCAACGGGA encodes:
- a CDS encoding NYN domain-containing protein; amino-acid sequence: MQLALAVDGHSMFYVQQKLGWFFDPRRLLEYATAQSGVELGSAFWYTGLKDATDQRPFRDALTSLGFTVRTKPLREVGHDSDQRQFARANLDVEIAIDLMAVAHRIDEVWVMSGSRDLERLLEVLRIRGLKVVLMSTEGMVPRELRNAADRFVDLSSLKPQLEKTDGH
- a CDS encoding 1,4-alpha-glucan branching protein domain-containing protein, encoding MHSSAAGSLEEDWYFQALLECYLPLLDTLEAAAADPSQRPRLTMGLSPTLLSLLSNKVLSQRFIPWLEVRQELLRQAPQDHAAAAAGLGLQLQRAKQAWKQAKGDVLPRFQALQQQGVLDLLTCGATHGYLPLLRDCPEAVRAQLLTAVREHERLLGVRPLGIWLPECAYYEGLDRLLVSCGLRYAILDAHGLLHGQPRPRYGVYAPICSPGGMAFFGRDSESTLPVWSAREGYPGDPSYREFHRDLGWDLSEQELQQRGITSPRPLGLKLHRVTGRQCSLEAKQAYDPAQAAATVQRDAQHFLAGRAQQLQDLSGSMERRPLLVAPFDAELFGHWWFEGPQFLAELFQQAPRQGVGLATLRETLSRGDALQLCQPSPSSWGQGGYHTYWLNESNAWVIPEWNRASRAMVDRVSRGVGSEQARDWLQQAGRELLLAQSSDWSFILRAGTTTELAKERIERHLKRFWCLIEAINTNTPPPEGWLEAVQREDGLFPLINAADWARLPAP